In Oncorhynchus masou masou isolate Uvic2021 unplaced genomic scaffold, UVic_Omas_1.1 unplaced_scaffold_2399, whole genome shotgun sequence, a single window of DNA contains:
- the LOC135533478 gene encoding tripartite motif-containing protein 16-like, with amino-acid sequence MAQQGVLLDQDQFCCSVCLDILKEPVTIPCGHSYCRSCIEGCWDQDDLKGVYSCPQCRHTFTTRPTLMKNNMLAEVVEKLRKTGLQAAPPPALCSAGPGDVACDFCTGTRKQKALMSCLVCLASYCETHLQPHYEFPAFKKHKLVKATAQLQEKICSHHDKLLEVYCRTDQQCICYQCVMDEHKGHDTVSAAAERTEKQRQLGMSQQKVQQRFQEREKELKELQQAVESFKRSAQSAVEDSDQIFTELIRSIERRSSEVKELIRAQEKAQVSQAEGLLEQLKQEIAELRKRSTELEQLSHTEDHIHFLQRYQSLSSISVSSDLPSIVVRPLQSFGDVSQTVSELREKLEDFLKGVWTKISTTVNIVDVVLPPEPKTREQLLQYSCQLTLDPNTAHTRLSLSEGNRKVTCTLLSLSKGNRKVTRTDQVQPYSVHPDRFTNYCQVLCREGLSGRCYWEVERTGGVITAVSYKDISRTERDGAFGLNNKSWSLLCSRGGYCFRHNHVVTKVSGPQSSRVGVYLDHKAGTLSFYSVSDTMTLLHRVQTTFTQPLYPGFGLYDYNDTAELVKL; translated from the exons atggctcaacagggagttctgctggaccaggaccagttctgttgttctgtctgtctggatatACTGAAGGAGCCGGTCACTATTCCCTGTGGACACAGTTACTGTAGGAGCTGTATTGAGGGCTGCTGGGATCAGGATGATCTGAAAGGGGTCTATAGCTGTCCTCAGTGCAGACATACCTTCACTACAAGACCTACGTTGATGAAAAATAACATGTTGGCAGAGGTGGTGGAGAAACTGAGGAAGACAGGACTCCAGgctgctccccctcctgctctgtgctctgctggacctggagatgtggcGTGTGATTTCTGCACAGGGACCAGAAAGCAGAAAGccctcatgtcctgtctggtgtgtctggcctCTTACTGTGAGACTCACCTCCAACCTCACTATGAATTTCCTGCTTTCAAGAAGCACAAGCTGGTCAAAGCCACCGCACAACTACAGGAGAAGATCTGCTCTCATCATGACAAACTGCTGGAGGTTTACTGTCGTACCGATCAGCAGTGTATCTGTTATCAGTGTGTGATGGATGAACATAAAGGCCATGATACAGTGTcagctgcagcagagaggactgAGAAACAG AGGCAGCTGGGGATGAGTCAGCAGAAGGTCCAGCAGAgattccaggagagagagaaggagctgaaggagctccaacaggctgtggagtctttcaag cgctctgcacagtcagcagtggaggacagtgatcagatctttactgagctgatccgctccattgagagaaggagctctgaggtgaaggagctgatcagagcccaagagaaggctcaagtgagtcaagctgaaggactcctggagcaactgaagcaggagatcgctgagctgaggaagagaagcactgagctggagcagctctcacacacagaggatcacatccatttcctccag aggtatcagtctctctccagtatcagtgtatcttcagacttacccagcatcgttgtccgtcctcttcagtcctttggagatgtgagtcagactgtgtctgaactgagagagaaactagaagacttccttaaaggagtttggaccaagatctccactacag tgaatatagtggatgttgtactgcctccagagcccaagaccagagaacagttgttacaat attcctgtcagctcacactggacccaaacacagcacacacacgcctctctctgtctgaagggaacagaaaggtgacctgtacactcctctctctgtctaaagggaacagaaaggtgacacGTACAGACCAAGTCCAACCATATTCTGtccatccagacagattcaccAACTACTGTCAggttctgtgtagagagggtctgtctggacgctgttactgggaggtggagaggactggtggtgttattacagcagtctcatataaagacatcagcagaacagagagagatggtgcatTTGGACTCAATAACAAGTCCTGGAGTTTATTGTGCTCTAGAGGTGGTTATTGTTTCAGACACAATCATGTTGTGACTAAagtatcaggccctcagtcctccagagtaggagtgtacctggatcacaaggcaggtactctgtccttctacagtgtctctgacacaatgaccctcctccacagagtccagaccacattcactcagcccctctatcctgggtttGGTCTCTATGATTATAATGATactgctgagctggttaaactgtaa